Below is a genomic region from Rouxiella chamberiensis.
TTCCTTGATAGGATCCTGACCCTTTTCGGCACGGCGGGATTTTGAAGACAAAATACCTAGAATGCGGTCGGAGTCACGAACGGAAGAGACTTCAGGGTTGGTAGTGATGACGGCTTCATCGGCAAAATAGAGTGCCATGAGGGCGCCGGTTTCGATACCTGCCGGAGAGTCACAGACGATGAAATCGAAATCCATCTCGGCGAGGTCATTCAGGATTTTCTCGACGCCATCACGGGTCAGCGCGTCTTTGTCGCGCGTCTGCGAGGCCGGGAGAATATACAGGTTTTCGGTGCGTTTATCTTTGATAAGCGCTTGATTCAGCGTGGCATCGCCCTGAATCACATTGACAAAATCATACACAACGCGACGTTCGCAACCCATGATCAGGTCGAGATTACGTAAACCGATATCGAAATCAATGACGACGGTTTTTTTGCCTTTTTGGGCAAGGCCGGTAGCGATGGCTGCGCTTGAAGTAGTCTTGCCAACGCCCCCTTTACCCGATGTAACAACAATAATGCGTGCCATGTAAAGATTCCTTGTCAAAGGTCGTAGTGTCTGCCAGATGCCCATCGTAATCGTTTTACGTCAGGTAAAAGTTGAGCAGAGACTTAAAATAGGGGTTGTACGGTTAACACATTATCCAGAAGACTCAGTTTCGCGGCCTGTCCGAAATAGCTGGACGGGATTTGATCGCTCAACCAGTACTGGCCGGCAATGGAAACCAATTCTGCGCCGAGATAGGTGCAAAAAATCTGACAATTCGTATCACCCGCAGCGCCAGCCAAAGCTCGGCCGCGCATCATGCCGTAAATATGTATATTGCCGTCGGCAATAAGCTCGGCACCGGCGCTCACGCTGCTGGTTACAATAAGGTCGCTGTTACGGGCATAAATTTGTTGGCCTGAACGGACTGGCGTACTGACAATCCGCGTTTTGGCAGGTGCATTATCCGGCACGGCAGGAACCGGCTCCGGAAGCGCTTCGGCGGCCATACGCTTGGCCCGGCCTTCGCTGATTAGCGGTAAGCCTGTAAGGGCAATGGCGCGCTTTTGCTGCTCGTCTTTGCAACCACTGATGCCTACAACGCGAAAGCCTGCAGAAACGACAGCCTGTTGAATGTTTTTCCAGTCTGCATCGCCTTTCAGCGCTGCAACATTAATAACAACAGGGGCATTTTTCAGAAAAGCAGGCGCTTGCTCTACTTTTTCCTGTAATGCCTGATGAATAACCTTGGGTTCTGCACTGTATAAATGCACAACTGATAAGGTAAAACTGCTGCCTTTTAGTTCTATTGGCGATTGTGACATCTATCCTGACTCAGCCTCAGCAACTTTAATTCCCCGGAATACCACACGGGGGGCGATATTCCTATGTACGCTATGCATGGTATAGTTACAGCTATATCTAGGCAAGCCACCGATCTAATAAAATAGAGTTAAAAAAATGTTTTGTGCAATTTATAGAAGCAGTAAGCGCGATCAGACCTACCTGTATGTCGAAAAAAAGACGATTTCTCTCAGGTTCCTGAAGAATTGATGAAAAGTTTTGGTAAACCGGATTTTGCCATGATGCTAAACCTCGCCACGCGCGAGAAACTGGCCTCCGCCGATATCGAAAAAGTTAAGCAGTCGTTAACTGAACAGGGCTATTATCTGCAAGTTCCGCCTCCTGTCGAAAATCTGCTGAACCGACATCTAAACACAAATAACCAATAATCAGATTATTCTAGGGAAAATCCGACAATTCCCGTCTTTCACGAAAATGAGAGGCGGGCACCTTGCAATCAATCTCGCTCTGCTGCACGTTAATCACTGTATTTAGGCAATTTGCCAATAGATTATCTGGAAAAGGAAGAGTGCGATGAGGATGAAGTTATCGATTTTAACCCTTTCAATGGGTGCCATATTGTTGGGCAGCGGTGCGAGCGTCTTTGCCGAAGGCGATGTGACCCCTCTGGCACAGCGTCTCCTTTCACGGCAACGCCTTCCAGTTCTCCGGCCAAAAGCCCGTTTTCCGCAGACTCTCAACCTTCCGGGTCGACAACGACCGAATCAGGCTCGACAAGTTCTGCGCCTTCTACCTCCATACCTGCGTCCAAACCGGATAACGGAGAAACCACGCTTGCGACGGAAGGTCGTGATCCTGCCGAATTTCCTGCTTATGTCGAGCAGTTGAAGGCGCAGGCCAAACAGCAGGGCATCAGTCAGCAGACCATCGATTCGGCGTTTGCCACTGTCCATTTCGTTGACCACGCAATAAGCTCCGACAAGAACCAGCTCGAAAACAAGGTCACGCTGGATGACTATTTGCGCCGCGTACTGACTGACACCAAAATCAGTGAGGGACAGGAACTGTTCCGGCAAAATAGCAGTGCTCTGCAAAAAGCGAGCACGCGCTATGGCGTACAGCCGCAATATATTATGGCGCTGTGGGGCATGGAGAGCAGTTACGGCAAAATCCAGGGCAAGGATGATGTGGTGTCGGCATTGGCTACTCTGGCCTTTGAAGGGCGTCGTGAAGCCTTCTTTACCAAGGAGTTGATGGCGTCACTTAAAATTATAGATCAGGGCAAAGCCACCAGTGACATGCTGAAAGGCTCCTGGGCCGGCGCGATGGGGCAGTCGCAGTTTATGCCTAGCTCCTATCTTCGCTACGGCGCGGATGGCGACGGCGACGGTAAAATCGATATCTGGAATAACACCGATGATGTCTATGCATCGACCGCCAATTATCTATCGACCGAAGGGTGGAAAAACAACCAGCCCTGGGGGCAGGAAATCCAGTTGCCTGCCAATTTTGACGACAACCAGTTAGGCACCAAAAATAACCAGATGCGCAGTGTCAGTCAGTGGCAGCAGCAGGGCATTGTCGCCGCCGACGGTAAACCTTTACCGACTTCTGTGACGCGTGCCTGGATTATCAAGCCCGATTCCGATCAGGGACGCGCCTTTATGGTTTACGATAATTTCAGGACGATCATGCACTGGAATCGTTCTTATTACTTTGCCATCAGCGTCGGCATGCTGGCGGATGATATTGCCGCCACTCCGGCGCAATAATTATCCGGGTCAGCGTAATCATTGCCGCGCACGGCTCACGATAAACAATAAGGGAGAAGCCTATGTATCAGCATCGTGATTGGCACGGATCGCTTCTGGATTTACCCGTAAGTAAAGTGGTCTGCGTCGGCAATAATTATAGCGACCACATTAAAGAGATGGGCGGCGAGAAAAGCGTCGAACCTTTGGTCTTTATCAAACCCGAAACGGCGCTATGCGATATATTGCAACCCATCGCCATCCCGAAAGAGCTGGGAGCGGTGCATTATGAAATCGAATTGGCGGTATTAATCGGTTCTCCTCTAAAACAGGCGACGGAAGAACGGGTCAAAGAGGCCATTGCCGGTTATGGCGTAGCGCTGGATTTAACCTTGCGTGACCTTCAGACGTTCTTTATCAAACAGGGGCAACCCTGGGACAAGGCAAAAGGATTTGATGGTTCCTGTCCGTTATCCGGTTTTATTCCTGCCGCCGACTTTGGCGACGCGCAGGAGGCTGAGTTAATACTTTCGGTCAACGGCGATATTCGCCAGCAGGGCAATACGCGCGATATGATTACGCCTGTGGTGCCGCTTATTGCTTATATGAGCCGCTTTTTTACGCTGCGGGCAGGGGATGTTATCATCACCGGAACACCCAAAGGCGTCGGACCGATTACGGCGGGCGACCGTCTCGAAGTTTCACTCAATGGCAGGACATTGACTTCCCGTATCATTTAAGGGGAGATAGGCGTCTTAAATCGCCCCTTTGCTTGCATCTCGGGGCCAAAGCGTCTATATAGTCTGCCTCTTTTTATTAAAACCGGATGTCACTATGACTGAACCCATGGCTCAACCCGCTTTCTGGCAGCAAAAAACGCTGTCCGAAATGACAGACACTGAATGGGAAGCACTGTGCGACGGTTGTGGGCAATGCTGTTTACACAAGTTAATTGATGAAGACACGGACGAAATTTACTTCACCAACGTTGCCTGCAACCAGTTGAATATAAAATCGTGCCAGTGCCGCAATTACGAGAACCGTTTCTCGCTGGAAGAAGATTGCATCAAGTTGACGCGCGAAAACCTCACCAAGTTTGACTGGCTACCGCCAACCTGCGCTTATCGGTTAATCGGCGAGGGTAAAGATTTGCTGCCCTGGCATCCGCTTTTGCATAAAGACTCCAAATCGGCCATGCATGGTGCGCGTATTTCCGTGCGACATATCGCCGTGCGCGAAGATGATGTTGAAGACTGGCAAGACCACATCTTAAACAAGCCACAGTGGGCGAGATAACGCGTCACAGTCAATCACGCGTTAAGTATTGTCGAAATTAATTGCCATGATGCTTAACTGAGACTGATATAAAAAAACCCACCGGCCGGTGGGTTTTTTATTGACTGCGCAAGGCTTCTAGCGACGATGGCCGCCGCCATGATGGTACCCGCCGCCATGACCGCCGCCGTGGTAATAGCCCGGCCAGATACAGCCATTAAGAGAAACGACAACAGCCAGCACGCCTACGATTTTTAGTATATTTTTCATGATGTACCTCCAGTAACTTAATACCTCAAGTTTCCCAGAAACCATGAAATTAACTATCAACTTAATCTTAAAACGCATAAAAAAACCCACCAAGGTGGTGGGCGGAAAAGAATATCCAAAATTTACACACATTTGCTAATTTAGCATCTGAATGATAACACTGCGCAACTATAACTAAGGTTTAAAAAATGTAAGGTTATATTAAATTTTACAGCACCTTGCTATAAGTTTTACTTAAGTTACAGATATCAAGACAGTCCGATCTGCTAATCTTGCTCTCGTGATATTAGACATTATTAAAGGCCACCCGCGCTCGGCAGCCGGTTAGCGGAGTGCGATTTTCAAGAAAAAAGTGCCCCCGGTGCAACTGCACAATGCGGGTCACGATACTTAACCCCAGACCTATTCCGCCATATCGGCTGTCCATGCGGACAAAAGCCTTGCTCAGTTCGCCGCTTTTACTCTCGTCAATGCCCGGACCTTCATCCTCGACGCGTAATTGGGGAGAGGCTCCGTTTAGCAAACGGATGAAAATAGTCGAGTTTTCAGGGCTGTAGCGGTAGGCGTTTTCGACCAGATTTCTCAGCAAAACGCGCAGCAGGGTGGAATCCCCCATCACCGTAAACTCCTGGTCGAGTTCAACAGACAGTGTCTGGTGGCGCTGGGCCACCATCATTCTCAATTCGTTTTCCATCGGCTGAACCACATCGCGGGCCATGAGGACATGCTCGTAATTCCCGGAAGTGAACGACTGTCCCACTCGCGCCAACTGAAGCAACTGGGAAACGCTGTTGGTCATCTGATCAAGACGTTGAATCAGAGGCTTAACGTCAATCTTCTGATTTTTTTCAAACAGTTCGAGATGCAGCCGGAGTCCGGCAAGCGGGGTGCGCAACTCGTGGGCCACGTCGGCAGTAAAGAGACGTTCACGCTCGAGGCTGACCGTGATACGCGACACCAGCCGGTTGATGGCCTGCGTAACGGCATCTACTTCGCGCACGGTACTGTGATAATCGACGGGGTTTAAATCGTCCTCGTCACGATTTTCGAGATGGACTCTCAGCTCGGAAAGAGGACGGGTTATCCATTTTATGGCCTGCAAGCAAAGCACCAGCGCCAGCGCAATCATGATAAGGCTTGGCAACGCCAGACTGGCGACGGCCTCATGGATCTCTTTCTTGACGTGCCGCTGCTCGTTGATATGTTGCAGCGAGGCCTGCACCAGCAGCTGAATCTGTTCCTTGCTTTCATGCCACAGCCACGCAACGCTGATAATCTGGCAGAACCAGCAAGATTAACCCGATGGCCACCAGCAAACGGAAGCTCAGGGTGGTACTTTTTTGTTGCAAGGTCGTTTTCAGACTCATTGAGGCCCACTGTTGTCGCAAGTTTTAACGAGAGTATAACCAAAGCCGCGTACCGTCCCGATGGCGGTCTTGCCAATCTTTTCTCTCAGATTATGAATATACACTTCAAGGGTATTGGTCAGAGGCTCTGTATCCCAGCTGTAGATATCGTTATACAGAATTTCCCGATGCACGGGTTGACCGGCTTTCAGCATCAGTCGGGCAAGAATCGCATACTCCTTCGGCGGTAAATCCAGCAGTTTACCGGCAAGGTGAATCTGTCTGTGGGCCATATCCAGCGAAAGAGGGCCGGCAACGACGATATCCTCGCCATGATTGACGTGACGTCTGATAAGCGCCCGAATGCGCGCCAGCAACTCTTCAAGTGCAAAGGGTTTGACCAGATAGTCATCTGCGCCCGCGTCGAGTCCGGCAATGCGTTCGCTGACCGTATCACGGGCGGTCAATATAAGCACGGGCATGGCTTTTTTCTGCCGACGCTGGCGTAGCAGGAAATGCAGGCCGTCTTCGTCCGGCAGGCCTAAATCCAGAATGAGCAAACTGTACATGCCCGATGAAATCGCCGCTTCCGCATCACGGATAGTGCTTACCCCGTCACAAAGGTAATGTTCGCCCTGCAAGGCAAGGATAAGTCCCTGCAGCAAAAGTGCATCATCTTCGACAATCAGTATTTTCATAAATGCGTGAGCCCTACGCAAAGTGGATCTTAAGCAAACCTTAAGCCTATCTCCTTTATATTAAGACAACCTGAAGAGATATTTGGCGGTTTCACAAAGTAATTTTTTTGAATCTCTGGCACAAACTTGTGTCATGTTGGCCTGTAATTTCGTCGAACGAGATGGTAAACTGTACGTACATCCAGCTATAAGAGGACGGAGGACGGCTTTTGAACGACGAAAAAGCGGCTAATCCGGAAGAGATTCACGCCGTTATAGGATATGTGGTGGCATCGCTGCTTGAGGCCGGGAAGCCCATGCATATGCACGAGATTGCTGCCATGCTGAAGCAGCAGGCTGAAAGGGCATCGGACGATGCCATGAAAAGAAATTGCCTGCATGCGCTAAGGCTCATCGCAGACAAAATGAACTAAACCCGCGCGATACCCATTAACGTCAGTACTGTTGCAGTCCCGCGTATTCACGCTTTTTCGGCCGCGGGTAGATTTCTGACGATAGCTTTCGCCTTTTACGAGAGTCAGCGAGCAAACAAGATAAATAAAAAAACCGCCCATGAGGCGGTTTTTTACTGCGCGACGACACGCAAGAACGCCGGTGCAGGCGTTAAACTTCAGGGTCATCCGGGGTAAGCCCAACGACCAGTTCCAGCGTTTTGCGCATGGCGTCCAGTCGTGCTGCATCGTTGGTACGTTCCATCTGACCAATCAAATGAATAATGATCGATTTGTTGGTGATCAGACTATTTTCGGCCGTAAGACTTCTGATAGTGGCGCCCAATACTTCAAGCTCGTTCGCGTGAATTTCGCCCGCGTTGGCGAAGTATTCGAAAAGCTCACTCTCTTCTGACAGCTGCTGCATTTGCCGCGTCCTCTTCAGGGAACATTTCCCCGTAATAATTTGTGGTTCAGACTACACTGATTAGTGTTTCTTCTTGTCGTCGGACGGGCCTTCCGAAGAAAAAATATGGCCCACGTTGTCACTGCCTCGCACTTTGAATGTCGTGCGGTTTCGACTGGCAGTTGCGCTGTTACGCACTTCATTGATGGCACGTTCGCAGGCCCGTTTCCGCGCCTCGCTCTTCTCTTCATCAGCTAAAGCTTGCAGCTGCGTTATCAGCGCTGCGGTGGACACAGGCCCACCACCATGGAGTAGGGCGAGAACGGCCTTACCCATCATAATGTCACTCAGTTTTTCGTCGTCGTTTCTGTTCATATCAGCTTCTCGGAATTCAGTTGCCCGACCGGTTGAACCGGGAAAGGCGGATACCAGGCCCTGCGATCAGTAAGCGGGGGCCGTACCCGGCAGAGAATGTTCTCTCTCGGGTAAGGTCTGTCCGTTATGGCTTAATACGTCAGAGTACAAAATACAATACGAAGCATCTACGCCACGGGTCATCGATAAGGATTCTACCATACTGACTCAGGCATCCCGCTCAAGCACCAAACGAATAAGCTCCTGATAATGCTTCTCTTCTTCGGCACTTCCGGCAACCTCGATGCGACGCAACAGCTTGGAACAGAGCGCCTTGCGATTCAGGTTTTTACCGGCACGCAGAATTTCAACTACGATTTGGCCCATGGTCTCGTCCGCAGAAAGGACAGGAACACGATTGAAAAGATGGGCATCGCTCAAAGGGAGTGCACTGTATTTGTCCTGACGCATAAGTAATCCTTAGGCTAAGCCTGATTAAAAAGTGATCGAGGGTATAAGTACAAAGTTATACAGCTTTATCATTGTTGTACAGTTATTTTAAAAGAGTGGAACACAGTTTTTTAGCAAAAAGTGCTAACAGTGTTAAATCAGAAAGTTATGTCTAAGGCGAGAAAGGAGTGATTTCCGAAAAGAGCGTTATTTATCATTCAATTGGCCATCATGGCGATGGCCGCCTGCATCATTGAATAGTTTGCAGCTTCTGGTGCGCTAGAACTAACCCTCGTCTTTCGTCGAAGAGGTGAAGCGGTTAAAAGGAACCGAATTGTTCATACTGCCATTTTTCAGAGCAGAGTCCAGCCAACCTGCGCGCTCGGGTTTAACACTGCCCAAACTGCAAAAACCCTGTAACCAACGGCAAACTTCGTGCATCAGCAAAAGGCGATTTTCATCGTCTTCGCTCTCGGCCATAGATTTCAGCTCTCTCAGCAACGTATTAACGGTTACTTCTTCCCTGTTGAAGATAAGGTTGATAGTCGCCTCACCAATCAGCGTATTACCCTTTGCTTCATCAGAAATAAACACAAGGACCTCCGAAATATTATTAACTTTTGCGTTAAGCTTTTTTATTATAAGAAAAAAAGTGAGATTTCGCTGGTCAAGATAGAGCGAATCTTCCTAAAACACCGTTTTATAAAGTAAATAATTTCAATTTTCTGAAATTATTTGCGTTAAGTTACTTCATAAAAGCTTTCCGAAAACTTGTAACGTTATACTCTTTGCCAGAGTAGCCCAGGCCGGATAACAAAAGCAACCGCATGAAAGTGTTCACTTCGTTGCGCCAACGCCTTATTGCAAAAAAGCTTCTCGAACGAGAAGCTTCAGAAAATGAAAACCATTAATGATTGCAGGCCAAATTTCCACAGGCGACGTTAATCACCTTGCGGAAAAAAGATCCCGGCGTCTGGTCTGGAAAAACTGTGCCAGCAATACCACTACGCCAATAAGCAGGAAGACGGCGAAAACACCCACCAGCCACTGCGGCATGCCCATATTCAGGAAAGTCCATGACCGTTCGGCGCAGTCGCCGGTTGCGACAAATACACCCGGAAGCCATTTATCGAGCGGCAGCCAGCTCGGGAAGCGTGCGGCAAAATCGCAGGTCGTAAAGGGGGACGGGTGGAGCTGAATCATGGTGTGCTGCCACGAGAGACGCAGTCCTTCCCAGGCGCTGTAAAGCCAGATAAGGATTGCGCCATAGCGCAGCCAGGTTGCGGGCGCGATGGCCCCGACCAGTCCGGCGCCCAGAATACCAAACAGCGCACAGCGCTCGTAAATACACATGACACACGGCAGCAGCAGCATGACGTGCTGGAAGTAGAGCGCCACCAACTCGAGGATCAGTGCGGTGAGCGCCATCAGCAGCCAGGCACCGCGGCCCTGCGAGAGGCGGTTAAGATATTGCAACATAGGCTAGTTATCCATGCAGTAAGCTTTCGACAGGCAGTGTAAACCAATTCATCCGATCTTCCAGCTTGTTTGAAGAGGAGGGCATTTAAAATAGCACGTGAAATCCAGACGTTGCATGTCGTAAATCAAGGCAGGGACATTTTGCACTTTACTGACTCGCGGATGCTATAACCGGAGATTTTCATCTGGTATGATGAGCTGAATTATAACATCTGAAAAAGCAGCTTGTAGAAGCTGTAACGGAAAGCCACACACATGGTTATCAAGGCGCAGAGTCCTGCCGGTTTTGCCGAAGAATATATTATTGAAAGTATTTGGAACAGTCGTTTTCCTCCGGGGTCCATCCTGCCGGCCGAGAGAGAACTCTCCGAGCTGATTGGCGTTACACGCACCACCTTGCGTGAGGTCTTGCAGCGCCTCGCACGTGACGGCTGGCTCACCATCCAGCACGGCAAACCGACCAAGGTCAACAACTTCTGGGAGACGTCCGGGCTGAATATTCTCGAAACCCTGGCGCGTCTCGATCACGAAAGCGTGCCGCAGCTTATCGATAATCTGCTGTCCGTGCGCACCAATATCGCGACCATTTTCATTCGCAAGGCGATGCGCACCAATCCCGAAGAAACGCAGAATGTTCTGGCCAAGGCGCAGGAAGCCGAAGACACGTCCGAAGCCTTTACCGAGCTGGATTACGGCATTTTCCGCGGTCTGGCCTTTGCCTCCGGCAATCCGATATATGGTCTGATAATCAATGGATTACGAGGCCTTTACACGCGTGTTGGCCGTTACTATTTCTCCAATCCTCAGGCACGCAAGCTGGCCGTTGATTTTTACCAGAAGCTGTCGCACATCTGCGAGCAGAAGCAGTTTGACCAGATTGTCGATTGCGTGCGTGGATACGGAAAGGAAAGTGGCGCTATCTGGCACAGCATGCAGGGCACCATGCCGAGCGATTTAACCGAACAGCGCCGATAATCCTGGCGTGATGATTCTGCCAAAGTTGAAACGTTGTGTGGCAAATAAAAGAAAAGGGCGCGGAAGCGCCCTTTTTGTGCGTAAAAATTGAATCAAAGTGCAGAAGGTCGGGGAGGACAGCGGTCCAGCAGTTCGATGCTTCCGTCTTCGTTCAACTGCTCCATGTAGACATCAAATCCCCACAGGCGGTGAATGTGTTTCATCACCTCGCGGCGGCTCTTGTCGAGCGGTGCGCGATCCTGGGGAATATAGCGCAGGGTCAGTGAGCGGTCGCCTCGAAGGTCAACGTTCCAGACCTGAATATTCGGCTCGTGATTACTCAAATTATATTGCGCGGAAAGTTCCTGACGGATTGCGCGATAACCTTCTTCATTATGTATCGCAGATATTTCCAGATAATTGTTACGATCGTCATCAAGCACGGTAAACAATCGGAAATCGCGCATGACTTTCGGCGACAGGAACTGACTGATGAAGCTTTCGTCCTTGAAGTCACGCATGGCGAAATGCAGGGTATCGAGCCAGTCTGAACCCGCGATATCCGGGAACCAGTGCCTGTCTTCTTCCGTCGGCGACTGACAGATTCGCTTAATATCCTGGAACATGGCAAAGCCCAGCGCATACGGATTGATCCCGCTGTAATACGGGCTGTTGTACGCAGGCTGATAAACCACATTGGTATGGCTGTGGAGAAATTCCAGAATGAAACGGTCGCTGACTTTTCCTTCATCATAAAGATGATTCAAAATAGTGTAGTGCCAGAATGAGGCCCAGCCTTCATTCATGACCTGAGTCTGTTTCTGCGGATAGAAATACTGGCTTATCTTGCGCACGATACGCAAGATTTCACGCTGCCACGGCTCCAGCAACGGCGCATTTTTTTCCATAAAGTAGAGCAGATTTTCCTGAGGTTCGGAGGGGAACCGGCGAACCTGTTCCGGCGCGTCTTCCTTGTCACGGCGCGGCAAGGTCTTCCAAAGCGTATTGACCTGACTTTGCAGATAGGCTTCGCGGCTTTCCTGACGGGCCTTCTCTTCCATCAGCGAAATTTTTTGCGGCCTTTTATAGCGGTCTACGCCGTAGTTCATCAGGGCATGACAGGAATCCAGCAGTCGTTCGACTTCTTCGACGCCATAGCGCTCTTCGCACTGGCTAATGTAGCGGCGGGCAAAAATCAGGTAGTCGACAATCGAACTGGCGTCAGTCCAGCTACGGAACAGATAGTTATTTTTGAAAAACGAATTGTGTCCATAACAGGCATGAGCAATAACCAGCGCCTGCATGGTGATGGTGTTTTCCTCCATCAGATAGGCAATACAGGGATTGGAATTGATCACAATCTCATAGGCAAGCCCTTGCTGGCCCTGTTTGTATCGCTGTTCGGTCTCGATAAACTTTTTACCGAAAGACCAGTGGGTATAGTTGATAGGCATTCCGATGCTGGAATAGGCATCCATCATCTGTTCGGAGGTGATTATCTCGATTTGATGCGGGTAGGTCTCAAGCCGGTAGCCTTTGGCAACCCGGTCAATCTCTTCCAGATAGGTCTGGAGCAACTCAAACGTCCAGTCTGGTCCATCACTCAGACGTTTGTCTTCAGTTTTGTGTTCCTGGGTCTTCGTCGTCATCAGCGCACCCTCAGTCAGTTACGGACGCAAGATAAGGATTAAACTTATGCATCCACTTCTAATCGTAGCTCAATCTCGACCTCGTGAAGACCGCCGAGCCTTTTTTTACGCTTATTCATCACCTT
It encodes:
- the minD gene encoding septum site-determining protein MinD, yielding MARIIVVTSGKGGVGKTTSSAAIATGLAQKGKKTVVIDFDIGLRNLDLIMGCERRVVYDFVNVIQGDATLNQALIKDKRTENLYILPASQTRDKDALTRDGVEKILNDLAEMDFDFIVCDSPAGIETGALMALYFADEAVITTNPEVSSVRDSDRILGILSSKSRRAEKGQDPIKEHLLLTRYNPGRVSRGDMLSMEDVLEILRIPLVGVIPEDQSVLRASNQGEPVILDQESDAGKAYDDTVSRLLGEERAFRFIEEEKKSFLKRLFGG
- the minC gene encoding septum site-determining protein MinC, with product MSQSPIELKGSSFTLSVVHLYSAEPKVIHQALQEKVEQAPAFLKNAPVVINVAALKGDADWKNIQQAVVSAGFRVVGISGCKDEQQKRAIALTGLPLISEGRAKRMAAEALPEPVPAVPDNAPAKTRIVSTPVRSGQQIYARNSDLIVTSSVSAGAELIADGNIHIYGMMRGRALAGAAGDTNCQIFCTYLGAELVSIAGQYWLSDQIPSSYFGQAAKLSLLDNVLTVQPLF
- a CDS encoding lytic transglycosylase domain-containing protein, coding for MPASKPDNGETTLATEGRDPAEFPAYVEQLKAQAKQQGISQQTIDSAFATVHFVDHAISSDKNQLENKVTLDDYLRRVLTDTKISEGQELFRQNSSALQKASTRYGVQPQYIMALWGMESSYGKIQGKDDVVSALATLAFEGRREAFFTKELMASLKIIDQGKATSDMLKGSWAGAMGQSQFMPSSYLRYGADGDGDGKIDIWNNTDDVYASTANYLSTEGWKNNQPWGQEIQLPANFDDNQLGTKNNQMRSVSQWQQQGIVAADGKPLPTSVTRAWIIKPDSDQGRAFMVYDNFRTIMHWNRSYYFAISVGMLADDIAATPAQ
- a CDS encoding fumarylacetoacetate hydrolase family protein, translating into MYQHRDWHGSLLDLPVSKVVCVGNNYSDHIKEMGGEKSVEPLVFIKPETALCDILQPIAIPKELGAVHYEIELAVLIGSPLKQATEERVKEAIAGYGVALDLTLRDLQTFFIKQGQPWDKAKGFDGSCPLSGFIPAADFGDAQEAELILSVNGDIRQQGNTRDMITPVVPLIAYMSRFFTLRAGDVIITGTPKGVGPITAGDRLEVSLNGRTLTSRII
- a CDS encoding YcgN family cysteine cluster protein; the protein is MAQPAFWQQKTLSEMTDTEWEALCDGCGQCCLHKLIDEDTDEIYFTNVACNQLNIKSCQCRNYENRFSLEEDCIKLTRENLTKFDWLPPTCAYRLIGEGKDLLPWHPLLHKDSKSAMHGARISVRHIAVREDDVEDWQDHILNKPQWAR
- the pmrA gene encoding two-component system response regulator PmrA, encoding MKILIVEDDALLLQGLILALQGEHYLCDGVSTIRDAEAAISSGMYSLLILDLGLPDEDGLHFLLRQRRQKKAMPVLILTARDTVSERIAGLDAGADDYLVKPFALEELLARIRALIRRHVNHGEDIVVAGPLSLDMAHRQIHLAGKLLDLPPKEYAILARLMLKAGQPVHREILYNDIYSWDTEPLTNTLEVYIHNLREKIGKTAIGTVRGFGYTLVKTCDNSGPQ
- a CDS encoding biofilm development regulator YmgB/AriR family protein, translating into MQQLSEESELFEYFANAGEIHANELEVLGATIRSLTAENSLITNKSIIIHLIGQMERTNDAARLDAMRKTLELVVGLTPDDPEV
- the ycgZ gene encoding regulatory protein YcgZ, encoding MRQDKYSALPLSDAHLFNRVPVLSADETMGQIVVEILRAGKNLNRKALCSKLLRRIEVAGSAEEEKHYQELIRLVLERDA
- the dsbB gene encoding disulfide bond formation protein DsbB, with amino-acid sequence MLQYLNRLSQGRGAWLLMALTALILELVALYFQHVMLLLPCVMCIYERCALFGILGAGLVGAIAPATWLRYGAILIWLYSAWEGLRLSWQHTMIQLHPSPFTTCDFAARFPSWLPLDKWLPGVFVATGDCAERSWTFLNMGMPQWLVGVFAVFLLIGVVVLLAQFFQTRRRDLFSAR
- the fadR gene encoding fatty acid metabolism transcriptional regulator FadR — protein: MVIKAQSPAGFAEEYIIESIWNSRFPPGSILPAERELSELIGVTRTTLREVLQRLARDGWLTIQHGKPTKVNNFWETSGLNILETLARLDHESVPQLIDNLLSVRTNIATIFIRKAMRTNPEETQNVLAKAQEAEDTSEAFTELDYGIFRGLAFASGNPIYGLIINGLRGLYTRVGRYYFSNPQARKLAVDFYQKLSHICEQKQFDQIVDCVRGYGKESGAIWHSMQGTMPSDLTEQRR
- a CDS encoding SpoVR family protein; the protein is MTTKTQEHKTEDKRLSDGPDWTFELLQTYLEEIDRVAKGYRLETYPHQIEIITSEQMMDAYSSIGMPINYTHWSFGKKFIETEQRYKQGQQGLAYEIVINSNPCIAYLMEENTITMQALVIAHACYGHNSFFKNNYLFRSWTDASSIVDYLIFARRYISQCEERYGVEEVERLLDSCHALMNYGVDRYKRPQKISLMEEKARQESREAYLQSQVNTLWKTLPRRDKEDAPEQVRRFPSEPQENLLYFMEKNAPLLEPWQREILRIVRKISQYFYPQKQTQVMNEGWASFWHYTILNHLYDEGKVSDRFILEFLHSHTNVVYQPAYNSPYYSGINPYALGFAMFQDIKRICQSPTEEDRHWFPDIAGSDWLDTLHFAMRDFKDESFISQFLSPKVMRDFRLFTVLDDDRNNYLEISAIHNEEGYRAIRQELSAQYNLSNHEPNIQVWNVDLRGDRSLTLRYIPQDRAPLDKSRREVMKHIHRLWGFDVYMEQLNEDGSIELLDRCPPRPSAL